The following coding sequences are from one Musa acuminata AAA Group cultivar baxijiao chromosome BXJ1-6, Cavendish_Baxijiao_AAA, whole genome shotgun sequence window:
- the LOC135676418 gene encoding calcium-transporting ATPase 10, plasma membrane-type-like isoform X2, whose translation MLVSAATGASSSPPPLVLPSPASRFSAGGRCLSRRRRTLDRPFCCRKKERKQEKLRVAVLVSKAALQFVHGVTLPSEYSVPEEVKAAGFRICADELGSIVEGHDVKKLKIHGGVDGIADKLSTSIDNGLIASEDKMMCRQEIYGINKFTECPVQSFWVFIWEALQDTTLIILAVCAFVSLIVGVSAEGWPKGSHDGLGIAASILLVVFVTATSDYRQSLQFKDLDKEKKKISVQVTRDGFRQKISIYDILPGDIVHLAIGDQVPADGLFISGFSLLIDESSLTGESEPVVVNSDNPFLLSGTKVRDGSCKMLVTTVGMRTQWGKLMATLGEGGDDETPLQIKLNGVATIIGKIGLFFAVVTFAVLAEGLIRHKIQDGLYLSWSIDDALELLDYFAIAVTIVVVAVPEGLPLAVTLSLAFAMKKMMNDKALVRHLAACETMGSATSICSDKTGTLTTNHMTVVKTCICGNINEVSDREEVRNFTQIPDNAIKILLESIFNNTSGEVALNQERKFEILGTPTETALLEFGLSLGGDFQAVRQETNLVKVEPFNSVKKRMGVVLQLPGGGYRAHCKGASEIILAACSNVLDPAGTAVPLDEVTVGHLKSTIDTFANEALRTLCLAYMEIDKSFSADEQIPVDGYTCIGIVGIKDPVRPGVKESVAVCRSAGITVRMVTGDNINTAKAIARECGILTDDGVAIEGPDFRKKSLEEMNRLIPKLQVMARSSPLDKHALVKHLQTMFKEVVAVTGDGTNDAPALHEADIGLAMGIAGTEVAKESADVIILDDNFSTIAIVAKWGRSVYINIQKFVQFQLTVNVVALVVNFSSACLTGHAPLTAVQLLWVNMIMDTLGALALATEPPNDELMKQAPVGREDNFISNAMWRNIFGQAFYQFIVIWYLQTEGKELFQLVGPDSDLTLNTLIFNSFVFCQVFNEISSREIEKIDVLQGILENYVFVSVITCTVIFQFIIIQFLGDFADTTPLTLSEWVVSTLIGFLGMPIAAAIKMIPVDSK comes from the exons ATGCTCGTCTCCGCCGCCACCGGCGCCAGTAGTTCTCCACCGCCGCTGGTCCTGCCGTCCCCCGCATCTCGCTTCTCCGCCGGTGGCCGCTGCTTGAGCCGGAGGAGGCGCACACTGGACCGTCCCTTCTGCTgcaggaagaaggagaggaagcag GAGAAATTGAGGGTTGCTGTTTTGGTTTCAAAAGCCGCGCTACAATTTGTTCATG GTGTGACCTTACCAAGTGAATATAGTGTACCAGAGGAAGTAAAGGCAGCAGGCTTTCGAATTTGTGCCGATGAACTGGGTTCAATTGTCGAGGGCCATGATGTGAAAAAGTTGAAAATTCATGGTGGTGTTGATGGAATAGCAGACAAACTTTCCACATCAATAGATAATGGACTGATTGCTTCAGAGGACAAGATGATGTGCAGACAAGAGATTTATGGAATAAATAAGTTTACTGAATGTCCAGTTCAGAGTTTTTGGGTATTTATATGGGAAGCACTTCAAGACACAACACTTATAATTCTTGCGGTGTGTGCCTTTGTATCTCTAATTGTTGGCGTGTCTGCAGAAGGATGGCCAAAAGGCTCACATGATGGGCTTGGGATTGCTGCAAGCATACTTTTGGTTGTCTTTGTCACAGCAACGAGTGATTACCGTCAATCTTTACAGTTCAAAGATTTGgataaggaaaagaaaaagataagtgTACAAGTTACAAGAGATGGGTTCAGACAAAAGATCTCAATATATGATATACTTCCAGGTGATATTGTGCACTTGGCAATTGGAGATCAAGTCCCTGCTGATGGGTTATTTATATCTGGATTTTCATTGTTAATTGATGAATCCAGTCTAACGGGAGAGAGTGAACCTGTGGTTGTTAATTCTGACAATCCTTTTCTTTTATCAGGAACTAAGGTTCGAGATGGTTCTTGTAAAATGTTGGTAACCACAGTTGGCATGAGAACCCAATGGGGTAAGCTGATGGCAACACTTGGTGAAGGAGGAGATGATGAAACTCCATTGCAGATCAAACTGAATGGAGTTGCAACTATCATAGGGAAAATTGGTTTATTCTTTGCAGTTGTAACATTTGCAGTTCTTGCTGAGGGGCTAATTAGACATAAGATTCAAGATGGTCTGTACCTTAGCTGGTCCATAGATGATGCACTTGAATTGTTGGATTATTTTGCCATTGCAGTTACTATTGTAGTCGTTGCTGTTCCTGAAGGGTTGCCCTTAGCTGTGACCTTGAGTCTTGCATTTGCCATGAAAAAGATGATGAATGACAAAGCATTAGTTCGCCATCTTGCTGCTTGTGAAACTATGGGTTCAGCCACATCAATTTGCAGTGACAAAACTGGGACGCTGACAACCAATCACATGACTGTAGTGAAAACTTGTATATGTGGCAATATTAATGAGGTAAGTGATCGTGAGGAAGTTAGAAACTTCACCCAAATTCCAGATAATGCTATCAAGATACTCCTGGAGTCAATCTTTAATAACACTAGTGGAGAGGTTGCTCTCAATCAAGAAAGAAAATTTGAGATCCTTGGAACACCAACTGAGACTGCTTTGTTAGAATTTGGTTTGTCACTTGGTGGAGATTTTCAGGCTGTGCGTCAAGAAACCAATCTTGTCAAAGTCGAACCTTTCAATTCTGTAAAGAAAAGAATGGGTGTAGTGCTCCAACTTCCAGGAGGAGGATACCGTGCCCATTGTAAAGGTGCTTCAGAAATTATATTGGCTGCTTGCAGCAACGTTCTAGATCCTGCAGGTACTGCTGTTCCACTTGATGAAGTTACTGTTGGTCATCTCAAGAGTACAATTGATACCTTTGCTAATGAAGCTCTTCGCACTCTTTGCCTTGCCTATATGGAGATTGATAAGAGCTTCTCAGCTGATGAGCAAATTCCTGTTGATGGTTACACCTGTATTGGAATTGTCGGCATTAAAGATCCAGTTCGACCCGGTGTAAAAGAGTCTGTTGCAGTCTGTAGATCTGCTGGGATTACTGTGAGAATGGTCACTGGTGATAATATAAATACTGCAAAAGCCATTGCTCGGGAATGTGGTATTCTTACTGATGATGGAGTGGCTATTGAAGGCCCGGACTTCAGAAAAAAGAGTCTAGAAGAAATGAATCGATTGATTCCGAAGCTTCAG GTAATGGCTAGATCTTCACCATTAGATAAGCATGCATTGGTAAAGCATCTACAAACCATGTTTAAAGAAGTTGTTGCTGTTACTGGTGATGGCACAAATGATGCTCCAGCACTTCATGAGGCAGATATTGGACTTGCAATGGGCATTGCGGGAACTGAG GTGGCAAAAGAAAGTGCTGATGTTATTATACTGGATGACAATTTTTCAACCATCGCAATTGTGGCAAAGTGGGGTCGTTCTGTATATATAAACATTCAGAAATTTGTACAATTTCAGCTGACTGTAAATGTTGTTGCGCTAGTTGTAAATTTTTCATCAGCATGCTTAACAG GACATGCTCCACTCACTGCTGTTCAGCTGCTTTGGGTAAACATGATTATGGACACACTTGGAGCACTTGCATTAGCCACTGAGCCTCCTAATGATGAACTGATGAAACAAGCTCCAGTTGGAAGGGAAGACAATTTTATAAGCAATGCAATGTGGAGGAATATCTTTGGACAAGCCTTCTATCAGTTCATTGTGATATGGTATCTCCAGACAGAAGGGAAAGAGCTATTTCAACTTGTGGGCCCTGATTCTGATCTTACACTCAACACACTCATCTTTAATTCTTTTGTATTTTGTCAG GTCTTCAATGAAATTAGCTCCAGAGAGATCGAGAAGATAGATGTATTGCAAGGCATATTGGAAAACTACGTATTTGTATCTGTCATTACTTGCACCGTCATATTTCAATTCATAATCATCCAATTCCTTGGAGATTTTGCAGACACAACTCCTCTGACATTGTCAGAGTGGGTTGTGAGCACATTGATTGGATTTCTCGGCATGCCCATTGCTGCCGCCATTAAGATGATTCCTGTGGATTCCAAGTAG
- the LOC135676418 gene encoding calcium-transporting ATPase 10, plasma membrane-type-like isoform X1 has protein sequence MESYLNQNFGGVKPKHSSEEALQRWRKLCGVVKNPKRRFRFTANLSKRSEASAMRKSNQEKLRVAVLVSKAALQFVHGVTLPSEYSVPEEVKAAGFRICADELGSIVEGHDVKKLKIHGGVDGIADKLSTSIDNGLIASEDKMMCRQEIYGINKFTECPVQSFWVFIWEALQDTTLIILAVCAFVSLIVGVSAEGWPKGSHDGLGIAASILLVVFVTATSDYRQSLQFKDLDKEKKKISVQVTRDGFRQKISIYDILPGDIVHLAIGDQVPADGLFISGFSLLIDESSLTGESEPVVVNSDNPFLLSGTKVRDGSCKMLVTTVGMRTQWGKLMATLGEGGDDETPLQIKLNGVATIIGKIGLFFAVVTFAVLAEGLIRHKIQDGLYLSWSIDDALELLDYFAIAVTIVVVAVPEGLPLAVTLSLAFAMKKMMNDKALVRHLAACETMGSATSICSDKTGTLTTNHMTVVKTCICGNINEVSDREEVRNFTQIPDNAIKILLESIFNNTSGEVALNQERKFEILGTPTETALLEFGLSLGGDFQAVRQETNLVKVEPFNSVKKRMGVVLQLPGGGYRAHCKGASEIILAACSNVLDPAGTAVPLDEVTVGHLKSTIDTFANEALRTLCLAYMEIDKSFSADEQIPVDGYTCIGIVGIKDPVRPGVKESVAVCRSAGITVRMVTGDNINTAKAIARECGILTDDGVAIEGPDFRKKSLEEMNRLIPKLQVMARSSPLDKHALVKHLQTMFKEVVAVTGDGTNDAPALHEADIGLAMGIAGTEVAKESADVIILDDNFSTIAIVAKWGRSVYINIQKFVQFQLTVNVVALVVNFSSACLTGHAPLTAVQLLWVNMIMDTLGALALATEPPNDELMKQAPVGREDNFISNAMWRNIFGQAFYQFIVIWYLQTEGKELFQLVGPDSDLTLNTLIFNSFVFCQVFNEISSREIEKIDVLQGILENYVFVSVITCTVIFQFIIIQFLGDFADTTPLTLSEWVVSTLIGFLGMPIAAAIKMIPVDSK, from the exons ATGGAGAGCTACCTGAACCAGAACTTTGGCGGTGTGAAGCCGAAACACTCGTCGGAAGAGGCCCTCCAGCGATGGCGGAAGCTGTGCGGCGTCGTAAAGAACCCCAAGCGCCGGTTCCGGTTCACGGCCAACCTATCCAAGCGGTCCGAGGCCTCCGCCATGAGGAAGTCTAACCAG GAGAAATTGAGGGTTGCTGTTTTGGTTTCAAAAGCCGCGCTACAATTTGTTCATG GTGTGACCTTACCAAGTGAATATAGTGTACCAGAGGAAGTAAAGGCAGCAGGCTTTCGAATTTGTGCCGATGAACTGGGTTCAATTGTCGAGGGCCATGATGTGAAAAAGTTGAAAATTCATGGTGGTGTTGATGGAATAGCAGACAAACTTTCCACATCAATAGATAATGGACTGATTGCTTCAGAGGACAAGATGATGTGCAGACAAGAGATTTATGGAATAAATAAGTTTACTGAATGTCCAGTTCAGAGTTTTTGGGTATTTATATGGGAAGCACTTCAAGACACAACACTTATAATTCTTGCGGTGTGTGCCTTTGTATCTCTAATTGTTGGCGTGTCTGCAGAAGGATGGCCAAAAGGCTCACATGATGGGCTTGGGATTGCTGCAAGCATACTTTTGGTTGTCTTTGTCACAGCAACGAGTGATTACCGTCAATCTTTACAGTTCAAAGATTTGgataaggaaaagaaaaagataagtgTACAAGTTACAAGAGATGGGTTCAGACAAAAGATCTCAATATATGATATACTTCCAGGTGATATTGTGCACTTGGCAATTGGAGATCAAGTCCCTGCTGATGGGTTATTTATATCTGGATTTTCATTGTTAATTGATGAATCCAGTCTAACGGGAGAGAGTGAACCTGTGGTTGTTAATTCTGACAATCCTTTTCTTTTATCAGGAACTAAGGTTCGAGATGGTTCTTGTAAAATGTTGGTAACCACAGTTGGCATGAGAACCCAATGGGGTAAGCTGATGGCAACACTTGGTGAAGGAGGAGATGATGAAACTCCATTGCAGATCAAACTGAATGGAGTTGCAACTATCATAGGGAAAATTGGTTTATTCTTTGCAGTTGTAACATTTGCAGTTCTTGCTGAGGGGCTAATTAGACATAAGATTCAAGATGGTCTGTACCTTAGCTGGTCCATAGATGATGCACTTGAATTGTTGGATTATTTTGCCATTGCAGTTACTATTGTAGTCGTTGCTGTTCCTGAAGGGTTGCCCTTAGCTGTGACCTTGAGTCTTGCATTTGCCATGAAAAAGATGATGAATGACAAAGCATTAGTTCGCCATCTTGCTGCTTGTGAAACTATGGGTTCAGCCACATCAATTTGCAGTGACAAAACTGGGACGCTGACAACCAATCACATGACTGTAGTGAAAACTTGTATATGTGGCAATATTAATGAGGTAAGTGATCGTGAGGAAGTTAGAAACTTCACCCAAATTCCAGATAATGCTATCAAGATACTCCTGGAGTCAATCTTTAATAACACTAGTGGAGAGGTTGCTCTCAATCAAGAAAGAAAATTTGAGATCCTTGGAACACCAACTGAGACTGCTTTGTTAGAATTTGGTTTGTCACTTGGTGGAGATTTTCAGGCTGTGCGTCAAGAAACCAATCTTGTCAAAGTCGAACCTTTCAATTCTGTAAAGAAAAGAATGGGTGTAGTGCTCCAACTTCCAGGAGGAGGATACCGTGCCCATTGTAAAGGTGCTTCAGAAATTATATTGGCTGCTTGCAGCAACGTTCTAGATCCTGCAGGTACTGCTGTTCCACTTGATGAAGTTACTGTTGGTCATCTCAAGAGTACAATTGATACCTTTGCTAATGAAGCTCTTCGCACTCTTTGCCTTGCCTATATGGAGATTGATAAGAGCTTCTCAGCTGATGAGCAAATTCCTGTTGATGGTTACACCTGTATTGGAATTGTCGGCATTAAAGATCCAGTTCGACCCGGTGTAAAAGAGTCTGTTGCAGTCTGTAGATCTGCTGGGATTACTGTGAGAATGGTCACTGGTGATAATATAAATACTGCAAAAGCCATTGCTCGGGAATGTGGTATTCTTACTGATGATGGAGTGGCTATTGAAGGCCCGGACTTCAGAAAAAAGAGTCTAGAAGAAATGAATCGATTGATTCCGAAGCTTCAG GTAATGGCTAGATCTTCACCATTAGATAAGCATGCATTGGTAAAGCATCTACAAACCATGTTTAAAGAAGTTGTTGCTGTTACTGGTGATGGCACAAATGATGCTCCAGCACTTCATGAGGCAGATATTGGACTTGCAATGGGCATTGCGGGAACTGAG GTGGCAAAAGAAAGTGCTGATGTTATTATACTGGATGACAATTTTTCAACCATCGCAATTGTGGCAAAGTGGGGTCGTTCTGTATATATAAACATTCAGAAATTTGTACAATTTCAGCTGACTGTAAATGTTGTTGCGCTAGTTGTAAATTTTTCATCAGCATGCTTAACAG GACATGCTCCACTCACTGCTGTTCAGCTGCTTTGGGTAAACATGATTATGGACACACTTGGAGCACTTGCATTAGCCACTGAGCCTCCTAATGATGAACTGATGAAACAAGCTCCAGTTGGAAGGGAAGACAATTTTATAAGCAATGCAATGTGGAGGAATATCTTTGGACAAGCCTTCTATCAGTTCATTGTGATATGGTATCTCCAGACAGAAGGGAAAGAGCTATTTCAACTTGTGGGCCCTGATTCTGATCTTACACTCAACACACTCATCTTTAATTCTTTTGTATTTTGTCAG GTCTTCAATGAAATTAGCTCCAGAGAGATCGAGAAGATAGATGTATTGCAAGGCATATTGGAAAACTACGTATTTGTATCTGTCATTACTTGCACCGTCATATTTCAATTCATAATCATCCAATTCCTTGGAGATTTTGCAGACACAACTCCTCTGACATTGTCAGAGTGGGTTGTGAGCACATTGATTGGATTTCTCGGCATGCCCATTGCTGCCGCCATTAAGATGATTCCTGTGGATTCCAAGTAG